A portion of the Kribbella jejuensis genome contains these proteins:
- a CDS encoding S8 family serine peptidase: MSHQRKGLARSLVSTLAALAVVATGMAAAGQAQASPPTKPEATPSPAAKIKPELQAKLEGKDAKAATDYWVRFAAKADLTAASRITNWNERGTAVAAALKKAAADSQAKVRADLDAQHVKYQAFWGTNAIRIENGSLALAQDLATHTEVEGLYAPVQIEVPKVTPGQQEKAVQSVEWGVANIKANQVWSQYGDKGEGIVVASIDTGVQYDHPALVHQYRGNNGDGTFNHNYNWFDAAGTSPNAPSDGNGHGTHTMGTMVGDDGGGNQIGVAPGVKWIAANGCCPSDAALISSGQWMLEPTDLQGQNPDASKRPNVINNSWGSTLPSNDPFMEDITLAWTASGIFGAFANGNSGSACQSSGSPGSLTSNYSAGAYDINNNIASFSGRGAGQNGTIKPNISAPGVNVRSSLPGNTYGAFNGTSMATPHLTATVALLWAASPALKGDVAATRALLNQTAIDTPDSQCGGTDANNNVYGQGRLDALALVSAAPIGDTGTLSGTVTAATGGAPLAGASVTIKAAGQPDKTLTTSSNGTFSSVLQAGDYNLTVASFGYKTATATATVTTGQTTTKNFALESTPQVSVGGTVTDGSGHGWPLYAKVSVEGPGGVFDYTTPSNGRYSLKVPSGAAYSLKVETKYPGYTTVSQPITVGSGNLTKNIAVPADANSCTTAPGYKWGSDGVYETFDTGAVPNGWTVVDGKGNGQVWKFDDPGNRGNLTGGSGKFAVVDSDKYGSGGLQDTSLVSPVVDLSSVTAPVIRFSQDLNWYQGEKADVDLSVDGGATWTTKVTQIADIRGVKEIAIPEAAGKSAVQVRFHYWDASYAWWWEVDNVLIGSQVTCVPTGGGIVVGNVKDANTNGFVNGAVVTHDGTTESATTVATPEDTGLNDGFYWLYSAADGNQNFTAKAGNYVSSTATVPVEADWTTTADYTLKAGQLAVTPGTISGNLKLPSGKVTKSFKVTNTGGANVDVKFGEKDGGFVLENANGTKTTKAQVENGTGAPLQRLAVGTSFARMLSGKTGSTPAVAKPQAAPWADIADYPATVMDNRVVNLDGKVYSIAGGDGSASTANSYVYDPVALAWTAIAPLPGARNAITVGVVGGKIIASSGWGSSGPASETWSYDPAANAWTALAANPAPRAAAGQAVLDGKLYAVGGCTTANCLPMSNTVVRYDPAANAWETLANYPQSVAFASCGAIDGKLYCAGGNDGTNSLKAAYVYDPGADSWSAIADAPADHWAASYAVAGGKLLIVGGVQAGAVTNAGFAYDPSAETWSALPNANLPRYRGGAACGFYKVGGSSGGFTATADSEALPGLEDCSESSADVSWMSLDQTEVTLAPGQSATVKVTLSASVDQPGVYSGAVTIGENTPYTVPAVGVTMNVTPPTTWSKLMGTVTGVSSAGASAPLPGAIVEVDSWAQSYTFITDKDGKYAYWLDRRNNPLTLIAAKDGYKPQTRTTKLVAGTPVVEDFALKSIK; this comes from the coding sequence ATGTCACATCAACGAAAGGGACTCGCCAGATCGCTGGTGAGCACCCTGGCGGCGCTGGCCGTCGTCGCGACCGGGATGGCCGCCGCCGGCCAGGCCCAAGCGTCACCGCCGACCAAACCGGAAGCCACGCCATCGCCCGCCGCCAAGATCAAGCCGGAACTCCAAGCCAAGCTGGAAGGCAAGGACGCCAAGGCCGCGACGGACTACTGGGTCCGGTTCGCGGCGAAGGCCGACCTGACCGCCGCCAGCCGGATCACCAACTGGAACGAGCGCGGTACGGCGGTCGCCGCCGCGCTGAAGAAGGCCGCCGCGGACAGCCAGGCGAAGGTCCGCGCCGACCTGGACGCGCAGCACGTGAAGTACCAGGCGTTCTGGGGTACGAACGCGATCCGGATCGAGAACGGTTCGCTCGCGCTCGCCCAGGACCTGGCCACCCACACCGAGGTCGAGGGACTGTACGCACCGGTCCAGATCGAGGTACCGAAGGTCACGCCCGGCCAGCAGGAGAAGGCGGTCCAGTCGGTCGAGTGGGGCGTCGCGAACATCAAGGCGAACCAGGTCTGGTCGCAGTACGGCGACAAGGGTGAGGGCATCGTCGTCGCCAGCATCGACACCGGTGTGCAGTACGACCACCCGGCGCTGGTCCACCAGTACCGCGGCAACAACGGTGACGGCACCTTCAACCACAACTACAACTGGTTCGACGCGGCCGGCACCTCGCCGAACGCGCCGTCCGACGGCAACGGCCACGGCACCCACACGATGGGCACGATGGTCGGCGACGACGGCGGCGGCAACCAGATCGGGGTCGCGCCGGGCGTCAAGTGGATCGCCGCGAACGGCTGCTGCCCGAGCGACGCCGCGCTGATCTCGTCCGGTCAGTGGATGCTCGAGCCCACCGACCTCCAGGGGCAGAACCCGGACGCCAGCAAGCGCCCGAACGTGATCAACAACTCCTGGGGCTCGACGCTGCCGTCGAACGACCCGTTCATGGAGGACATCACCCTGGCCTGGACCGCGTCCGGGATCTTCGGTGCGTTCGCCAACGGCAACAGCGGATCGGCCTGCCAGAGCAGTGGTTCGCCAGGCAGTCTGACCAGCAACTACTCGGCCGGCGCGTACGACATCAACAACAACATCGCGTCGTTCTCCGGCCGCGGTGCGGGTCAGAACGGCACCATCAAGCCGAACATCTCGGCGCCCGGTGTCAACGTCCGCTCCAGCCTGCCGGGCAACACCTACGGCGCGTTCAACGGTACGTCGATGGCGACACCACACCTGACGGCCACCGTGGCGTTGCTGTGGGCCGCCTCGCCGGCGCTCAAGGGTGACGTCGCCGCCACCCGCGCGCTGCTGAACCAGACCGCGATCGACACGCCGGACAGCCAGTGCGGTGGTACCGACGCGAACAACAACGTGTACGGCCAGGGCCGCCTGGACGCGCTGGCGCTGGTGAGCGCCGCGCCGATCGGCGACACCGGCACGCTGTCCGGCACTGTCACCGCCGCCACCGGTGGTGCCCCGCTGGCCGGCGCGAGCGTGACGATCAAGGCCGCCGGCCAGCCCGACAAGACGCTGACCACGAGCAGCAACGGCACGTTCTCGTCGGTCCTGCAGGCCGGTGACTACAACCTGACGGTCGCGTCCTTCGGGTACAAGACCGCCACCGCCACGGCAACTGTGACCACTGGTCAGACCACCACCAAGAACTTCGCCCTGGAGAGCACTCCGCAGGTGAGTGTCGGTGGCACCGTCACGGACGGCTCCGGCCACGGCTGGCCGCTGTACGCGAAGGTGTCGGTCGAGGGTCCGGGTGGAGTATTCGACTACACGACCCCGAGCAACGGCCGGTACAGCCTGAAGGTCCCGTCGGGTGCGGCGTACTCGCTCAAGGTCGAGACGAAGTACCCGGGTTACACGACCGTCAGCCAGCCGATCACGGTCGGCAGCGGCAACCTGACCAAGAACATCGCGGTCCCGGCCGACGCCAACTCGTGCACCACCGCGCCCGGTTACAAGTGGGGCTCGGACGGCGTTTACGAGACCTTCGACACCGGCGCCGTACCGAACGGCTGGACCGTTGTCGACGGCAAGGGCAACGGGCAGGTCTGGAAGTTCGACGACCCGGGCAACCGGGGCAATCTGACCGGTGGCAGCGGCAAGTTCGCGGTCGTCGACAGCGACAAGTACGGCAGCGGCGGCTTGCAGGACACGTCGCTGGTCAGCCCGGTCGTCGACCTGAGCTCGGTCACCGCTCCGGTGATCCGGTTCAGCCAGGACCTGAACTGGTACCAGGGCGAGAAGGCCGACGTGGACCTGTCGGTCGACGGCGGCGCGACCTGGACCACCAAGGTCACCCAGATCGCGGACATCCGTGGAGTAAAGGAGATCGCGATCCCCGAGGCTGCCGGCAAGTCCGCCGTCCAGGTGCGGTTCCACTACTGGGACGCGTCGTACGCCTGGTGGTGGGAGGTCGACAACGTCCTGATCGGCAGCCAGGTCACCTGCGTGCCGACCGGCGGCGGCATCGTCGTCGGCAACGTCAAGGACGCCAACACGAACGGTTTCGTGAACGGTGCGGTCGTCACCCACGACGGCACCACCGAGAGCGCGACCACCGTGGCGACGCCGGAGGACACCGGTCTGAACGACGGCTTCTACTGGCTGTACTCCGCGGCCGACGGCAACCAGAACTTCACCGCCAAGGCAGGCAACTACGTCAGCTCGACCGCGACCGTTCCGGTCGAGGCCGACTGGACCACGACGGCCGACTACACGCTGAAGGCCGGCCAGCTGGCCGTCACGCCAGGGACCATCTCCGGCAACCTGAAGCTGCCGTCGGGCAAGGTGACCAAGTCGTTCAAGGTCACGAACACCGGTGGCGCGAACGTCGACGTGAAGTTCGGTGAGAAGGACGGCGGGTTCGTCCTGGAGAACGCGAACGGCACCAAGACCACCAAGGCGCAGGTCGAGAACGGGACCGGCGCACCGCTGCAGCGGCTCGCGGTCGGCACCTCGTTCGCCCGGATGCTGTCCGGCAAGACCGGCAGCACGCCGGCCGTCGCGAAGCCGCAGGCGGCTCCGTGGGCCGACATCGCCGACTACCCGGCGACCGTGATGGACAACCGGGTCGTCAACCTCGACGGCAAGGTCTACTCGATTGCCGGCGGCGACGGTAGTGCGTCGACGGCGAACAGCTACGTGTACGACCCGGTCGCGCTCGCGTGGACTGCGATCGCCCCGCTGCCGGGCGCCCGCAACGCGATCACCGTCGGCGTCGTGGGTGGCAAGATCATCGCCAGCTCCGGCTGGGGATCGTCGGGCCCGGCGTCGGAGACCTGGTCGTACGACCCGGCCGCCAACGCCTGGACCGCACTGGCCGCCAACCCGGCCCCGCGGGCCGCGGCGGGTCAGGCCGTCCTCGACGGCAAGCTGTACGCCGTCGGCGGCTGCACCACCGCCAACTGCCTCCCGATGAGCAACACCGTCGTCCGGTACGACCCGGCGGCGAACGCCTGGGAGACGCTGGCGAACTACCCGCAGTCGGTCGCGTTCGCGTCCTGCGGTGCCATCGACGGCAAGCTGTACTGCGCCGGTGGTAACGACGGCACGAACTCGCTCAAGGCGGCGTACGTCTACGACCCGGGGGCGGACTCCTGGTCCGCGATCGCTGACGCACCGGCCGACCACTGGGCGGCGTCGTACGCGGTCGCCGGCGGGAAGCTGCTGATCGTCGGCGGCGTCCAGGCCGGTGCGGTCACCAACGCCGGGTTCGCCTACGACCCGTCGGCCGAGACCTGGTCGGCGCTGCCGAACGCCAACCTGCCGCGGTACCGCGGTGGTGCGGCGTGTGGCTTCTACAAGGTCGGCGGCTCGTCCGGCGGCTTCACGGCCACGGCGGACAGTGAGGCCCTGCCGGGTCTCGAGGACTGCTCGGAGTCGTCGGCGGACGTGAGCTGGATGTCGCTCGACCAGACCGAGGTCACCCTGGCCCCGGGACAGTCGGCGACCGTCAAGGTCACGCTCTCCGCGAGTGTCGACCAGCCCGGTGTCTACTCGGGCGCCGTGACGATCGGCGAGAACACGCCGTACACCGTCCCGGCCGTCGGGGTGACGATGAACGTCACGCCGCCGACCACCTGGAGCAAGCTGATGGGCACGGTCACCGGCGTCAGCTCGGCCGGTGCGTCCGCTCCGCTGCCGGGCGCGATCGTCGAGGTGGACTCGTGGGCCCAGTCGTACACGTTCATCACCGACAAGGACGGTAAGTACGCGTACTGGCTGGACCGCCGCAACAACCCGCTCACCCTGATCGCCGCGAAGGACGGCTACAAGCCCCAGACCCGCACCACCAAGCTGGTCGCCGGCACGCCGGTCGTCGAAGACTTCGCCCTGAAGTCGATCAAGTAA
- a CDS encoding type II toxin-antitoxin system HicA family toxin has translation MPKKFRDADKELKNAGFKPVRQNGSHITYKDDKGRSVTVPKHGEIKTGTWGNIERQAGLKQSGQQSSSAQDTRAAQRAAGSGVAPPGQGARGSGQGQQDQSSGRQDKKESKRRFGRGGR, from the coding sequence ATGCCGAAGAAGTTCCGCGACGCCGACAAGGAGCTGAAGAACGCGGGCTTCAAGCCGGTCCGGCAGAACGGCAGCCACATCACCTACAAGGACGACAAGGGCAGGAGCGTCACCGTACCGAAGCACGGTGAGATCAAGACCGGCACCTGGGGCAACATCGAGCGGCAAGCTGGTCTCAAGCAGTCCGGGCAGCAGTCCTCGAGCGCCCAGGACACGCGGGCCGCACAGCGCGCGGCCGGCTCGGGCGTTGCGCCGCCCGGGCAGGGGGCTCGCGGCTCGGGGCAGGGCCAGCAGGACCAGTCGAGTGGTCGGCAGGACAAGAAGGAGTCCAAGCGGCGGTTCGGCCGCGGCGGTCGTTGA
- a CDS encoding OmpA family protein: protein MPILLTAVLVPARAGTTEDDLRERTQAALKARGIETSTVDFDGRDAHITVPAGVDESTVRDVVAGVDGVRSVQVSGGQAATPTPTPAPTTSAPVQAGVPAFEVGRTDRSIRVQAPVRSQAVKDAISAEVAQLLGADREYDDRTTISADGLADASTLSALLRALAIGSGDASVRYDGNTVTLSGQVPDQATKATLGRAAAKAVPGAVIADQLVLPVPSKTAVSEPCRTFPSRLAEFGRVYRINFLSGTSIVNDASKPSIPKAAALLKSCPTARVELAGHTDNLGSVASSLPLSERRAAEVKAELVRLGVAADRIVTNGYGESFPIASNATGAGRIANRRVEIRPR, encoded by the coding sequence GTGCCGATTCTGCTGACGGCCGTGCTGGTGCCGGCCCGGGCCGGCACCACCGAGGACGACCTGCGTGAACGAACACAGGCGGCCTTGAAGGCTCGTGGGATCGAGACCAGCACGGTGGATTTCGACGGGCGGGACGCACACATCACTGTGCCGGCCGGCGTCGACGAGAGCACTGTCCGGGACGTCGTCGCCGGTGTCGACGGGGTGCGATCGGTGCAGGTCTCCGGAGGACAAGCGGCCACGCCGACTCCTACGCCCGCTCCTACGACATCAGCGCCGGTGCAGGCCGGCGTACCGGCGTTCGAGGTCGGGCGGACGGACCGGTCGATCCGGGTGCAGGCCCCGGTGCGGAGCCAGGCGGTTAAGGACGCGATCTCCGCGGAGGTGGCGCAGTTGCTCGGTGCGGACCGCGAGTACGACGACCGGACGACGATCTCCGCGGACGGTCTGGCCGACGCGTCGACGCTGTCCGCCCTGCTGCGGGCGCTCGCGATCGGGTCGGGTGACGCGTCGGTGCGGTACGACGGGAACACCGTGACGTTGTCCGGACAAGTACCGGACCAGGCGACCAAGGCGACGCTCGGACGAGCCGCGGCGAAGGCCGTACCGGGCGCGGTGATCGCGGATCAGCTCGTCCTGCCGGTGCCGTCGAAGACCGCGGTGAGCGAACCGTGCCGGACGTTCCCGAGCCGGCTGGCCGAGTTCGGCCGGGTGTACCGGATCAACTTCCTGTCCGGTACGTCGATCGTCAACGACGCGTCGAAGCCATCGATACCGAAGGCCGCCGCGTTGCTGAAGTCCTGTCCGACGGCCCGCGTCGAGCTGGCGGGTCACACCGACAACCTCGGCTCGGTCGCGTCCAGCCTGCCGTTGTCGGAACGCCGGGCCGCCGAGGTGAAGGCGGAACTGGTCCGGCTCGGCGTCGCCGCGGACCGGATCGTCACCAACGGGTACGGCGAATCGTTCCCGATCGCGTCGAACGCCACCGGTGCCGGGCGGATCGCCAACCGCCGGGTCGAGATCCGGCCGCGCTGA
- a CDS encoding winged helix-turn-helix domain-containing protein — MVTAREPAPTDADLTENFPLLIAVAASPDQRVRLAELVDDVAPLLLVSSLDELRRLLVAATPPPPAAPSLQPQTESAADDVLTIDPDRSVARWAGREVPLTDLEVELLGRLMSAPPRVWSYEALHHTVWRDRNVRGTADVHSVVKRLRRKLDDLGTTATIDAVRGIGFRLTDHRPRITDLRAG, encoded by the coding sequence ATGGTCACCGCCCGTGAACCCGCCCCGACGGACGCCGATCTGACAGAGAACTTCCCGCTGCTGATCGCGGTCGCGGCCTCCCCGGACCAACGGGTCCGGCTGGCCGAGCTCGTCGACGACGTTGCACCGCTGCTGCTCGTCTCCAGCCTCGACGAACTCCGCCGGCTGCTTGTCGCCGCGACGCCGCCACCGCCCGCGGCACCATCGCTCCAGCCGCAGACCGAGTCCGCTGCGGACGACGTACTCACGATCGACCCGGACCGTTCGGTCGCCCGCTGGGCTGGTCGCGAGGTGCCGCTCACCGACCTCGAGGTGGAGCTGCTCGGCCGGTTGATGTCGGCGCCGCCGCGGGTCTGGTCGTACGAGGCCCTGCACCACACCGTCTGGCGGGACCGCAACGTCCGCGGCACCGCAGACGTCCACTCGGTGGTGAAACGGCTACGCCGCAAACTCGACGACCTCGGCACGACCGCCACCATCGACGCGGTCCGCGGCATCGGCTTCCGGCTCACCGACCACCGCCCGCGGATCACCGATCTCCGCGCCGGGTAA
- a CDS encoding winged helix-turn-helix domain-containing protein, with translation MPIAAGAEDRPSDSSLIIGVAASTAERVQLARMLGEADALLLVSNADQARAFLELTGVTNATQTLVAGTPRPTPIKAVPEPVAELQLDVDRRVVRWKDREMPLTRLEHDFLHCLVAEPGRVWTYQRLHHAVWGNEHLGHGSHIHSVVKRLRQKLSNLGATVTIHAVRGVGFHLLPTA, from the coding sequence ATGCCGATCGCCGCTGGGGCAGAAGACAGACCGTCCGATTCGTCGCTGATCATCGGCGTGGCCGCGTCCACCGCCGAACGTGTGCAGCTCGCGCGGATGCTGGGTGAGGCCGACGCGCTGTTGCTGGTGTCGAATGCCGACCAGGCGCGCGCGTTCCTCGAACTGACCGGTGTCACGAACGCGACGCAGACGCTCGTCGCCGGTACGCCGCGACCCACGCCGATCAAGGCGGTGCCCGAGCCGGTCGCCGAACTACAGCTGGACGTCGACCGCCGGGTGGTCCGCTGGAAGGACCGCGAAATGCCGCTGACCCGGCTGGAGCACGACTTCCTGCACTGTCTGGTCGCGGAACCCGGCCGGGTCTGGACCTACCAGCGCCTGCACCACGCCGTCTGGGGCAATGAACACCTCGGCCACGGCTCGCACATTCACTCGGTGGTCAAACGCCTCCGCCAGAAGTTGAGCAACCTCGGCGCCACCGTCACCATCCACGCCGTCCGCGGCGTCGGCTTCCATCTACTTCCGACCGCCTAG
- a CDS encoding alpha-1,4-glucan--maltose-1-phosphate maltosyltransferase → MTGRIPITDVTPTVDAGAYPAKAAVGETFTIAATVFREGHDAVNANVVLTSPSGQTRRMLMTPVGQGTDRWTVDVTLQEQGAWTFAVEGWSDPYGTWRHNAEIKIPAGIDVDLMFMEGAAFFDRAAAGVPPAVRADRSTLSDAAHALANGALPPEARLAAGISPQVRAALGRYPVRELITSSETYPVWVDRTRALYGSWYEFFPRSEGAEYDEATDTWKSGTFRTAARRLEAVAKMGFDILYVPPIHPIGHSFRKGPNNTLDPKPGDPGSPWAIGSEDGGHDAIHPELGTFEDFEYFVGRAREVGLEVAIDLALQASPDHPWVKEHPKWFSVRADGSIAYAENPPKKYQDIYPINFDNDPEGIYAEVLRIIRLWISKGVTVFRVDNPHTKPVNFWEYVLGEIRKTDPDVVFLSEAFTRRPMMQELAKVGFHQSYTYFTWRNEKWELEEYLTELTKETGHFLRPNFFVNTPDILTAYLQYGGPGAFKIRAAIAATSSPAWGVYAGYELFEHVALRPGSEEYLDTEKFQLRPRDWEAAEREGRTLAPYLTLLNNIRRRHPALQQLRNLTLHTVEDEAIMCYSKRSTTPDGHSDTIIVVVNTDPHAVRESMVHLDMAALGMRPEDTFTVYDEISGATWRWGQQNYIKLDPNAEPAHVLAVRRGQA, encoded by the coding sequence ATGACTGGGCGCATCCCGATCACCGACGTCACCCCGACCGTCGACGCCGGAGCGTATCCGGCCAAGGCAGCCGTCGGCGAGACGTTCACCATCGCCGCGACCGTGTTCCGTGAGGGCCACGACGCGGTGAACGCGAACGTCGTGCTGACCTCGCCGTCGGGGCAGACCAGACGGATGCTGATGACCCCGGTCGGCCAGGGCACCGACCGCTGGACCGTCGACGTGACGCTGCAGGAGCAGGGCGCGTGGACGTTCGCGGTCGAGGGCTGGAGCGACCCGTACGGGACGTGGCGGCACAACGCCGAGATCAAGATCCCGGCCGGGATCGACGTCGACCTGATGTTCATGGAGGGCGCGGCCTTCTTCGACCGGGCGGCGGCCGGCGTACCACCGGCGGTCCGGGCGGACCGGTCCACGCTGAGCGACGCGGCGCATGCGCTGGCCAACGGCGCGCTTCCGCCGGAGGCGCGGCTGGCCGCGGGGATCTCCCCGCAGGTCCGCGCCGCGCTCGGGCGGTACCCGGTGCGCGAGCTGATCACCTCCTCGGAGACGTACCCGGTGTGGGTCGACCGGACCCGCGCCCTGTACGGCAGCTGGTACGAGTTCTTCCCGCGCTCGGAAGGTGCGGAGTACGACGAAGCCACCGACACGTGGAAGTCCGGCACCTTCCGGACGGCGGCCCGCCGGCTCGAGGCGGTCGCCAAGATGGGCTTCGACATCCTCTACGTGCCGCCGATCCACCCGATCGGGCACTCGTTCCGCAAGGGTCCGAACAACACGCTCGACCCGAAGCCTGGCGACCCGGGTTCGCCGTGGGCGATCGGCTCCGAGGACGGCGGGCACGACGCGATCCACCCGGAGCTCGGCACCTTCGAGGACTTCGAGTACTTCGTCGGCCGCGCGCGCGAGGTCGGCCTCGAGGTCGCGATCGACCTGGCGCTGCAGGCCTCGCCGGACCACCCGTGGGTCAAGGAGCACCCGAAGTGGTTCTCGGTCCGCGCCGACGGCTCGATCGCGTACGCCGAGAACCCGCCGAAGAAGTACCAGGACATCTACCCGATCAACTTCGACAACGACCCGGAAGGGATCTACGCCGAGGTCCTGCGGATCATCCGGCTGTGGATCTCCAAGGGCGTCACGGTGTTCCGGGTCGACAACCCGCACACGAAGCCGGTCAACTTCTGGGAGTACGTGCTCGGCGAGATCCGCAAGACCGACCCGGACGTGGTGTTCCTGTCGGAGGCGTTCACGCGCCGGCCGATGATGCAGGAGCTGGCCAAGGTCGGGTTCCACCAGTCGTACACCTACTTCACCTGGCGCAACGAGAAGTGGGAGCTCGAGGAGTACCTGACCGAGCTCACCAAGGAGACCGGCCACTTCCTGCGGCCGAACTTCTTCGTGAACACCCCCGACATCCTGACCGCCTACCTGCAGTACGGCGGGCCCGGCGCGTTCAAGATCCGGGCCGCGATCGCTGCCACGTCGTCGCCGGCCTGGGGCGTGTACGCCGGGTACGAACTGTTCGAGCACGTCGCGCTGCGGCCGGGGTCGGAGGAGTACCTCGACACCGAGAAGTTCCAGCTCCGCCCGCGGGACTGGGAGGCGGCGGAGCGGGAGGGGCGCACGCTGGCGCCGTACCTGACGCTGCTGAACAACATCCGCCGGCGGCACCCGGCGCTGCAGCAACTGCGCAACCTGACGCTGCACACGGTCGAGGACGAGGCGATCATGTGCTACTCGAAGCGCTCGACCACGCCGGACGGGCACAGCGACACCATCATCGTCGTGGTGAACACCGACCCGCACGCCGTCCGCGAGTCGATGGTCCACCTGGACATGGCCGCTCTCGGCATGCGTCCCGAGGACACCTTCACGGTCTACGACGAGATCAGCGGCGCGACCTGGCGCTGGGGTCAGCAGAACTACATCAAACTGGACCCCAACGCCGAACCCGCCCACGTTCTCGCCGTCCGCCGCGGCCAAGCCTGA
- a CDS encoding DUF3592 domain-containing protein, translating to MAMLLLGSVLTVVTAWFVASSVREVLWLRGVRRTGRKLTGEVVDNEARRRSYYGGYLLYPVVSYHLDGKQYRATVRNWQGKIELGAGLPLLVDPDDPYSPAVADRDALGRSLLISLVMLAVALLLTYWGWQYR from the coding sequence ATGGCCATGCTGCTGCTCGGGTCCGTCCTCACGGTCGTGACCGCGTGGTTCGTCGCGAGCTCGGTCCGCGAGGTGCTCTGGCTGCGCGGAGTACGCCGTACCGGCCGGAAGCTGACCGGCGAGGTCGTCGACAACGAAGCACGGCGTCGCTCGTACTACGGCGGGTACCTGCTCTATCCGGTGGTCAGTTATCACCTCGACGGCAAGCAGTACCGTGCCACGGTCCGCAACTGGCAGGGCAAGATCGAACTGGGCGCCGGGCTGCCGCTGCTGGTCGACCCCGACGACCCTTACTCCCCCGCGGTCGCCGACCGGGATGCGCTCGGGCGCAGCCTGCTCATCTCGTTGGTGATGCTTGCTGTGGCTCTGCTGCTGACCTACTGGGGCTGGCAGTACCGCTAG
- a CDS encoding threonine synthase: MTFSALSHLECPRCGATHDADQIIGLCPCGSPLLARYGVPTLTKADLVGRAPDLWRYHELLPVRSPENVVTMGEGMTPLLPLRRYGAELGVQRLLMKDEGLIPTGTFKARGAAVGVSRAYEVGVRTIAMPTNGNAGSAWAAYAARAGMEALIAMPLAAPEICRREVSVVGARLQLIDGLIGDAAAYVREQTGYFDASTLKEPYRIEGKKTMGLEIAEQLGWSLPDVIVYPTGGGVGIIGIWKALNELRDLGWIDGPLPRLVAVQSTGCAPIVRAWEKGLAESEPWEDAQTVAFGITVPKALGDFLVLQAIQETDGCAIAVDDADILAEQHRVARLEGMFICPEGAANFAAIRSLRESGWIRADDQVVALNTGAGLKYPETVPL, from the coding sequence GTGACCTTCTCTGCCTTGAGCCACCTCGAATGCCCGCGGTGCGGTGCGACCCATGACGCCGATCAGATCATCGGCCTGTGCCCGTGCGGATCACCGCTGCTCGCGCGGTACGGCGTACCGACTCTGACGAAAGCGGACCTGGTGGGGCGGGCGCCCGATCTGTGGCGGTACCACGAACTGCTGCCGGTGCGGTCGCCCGAGAACGTGGTGACGATGGGCGAGGGGATGACGCCGCTGCTGCCGTTGCGGCGGTACGGCGCCGAGCTCGGCGTGCAGCGGCTGCTGATGAAGGACGAGGGGCTGATCCCGACCGGTACGTTCAAAGCGCGGGGTGCCGCGGTCGGGGTATCACGGGCGTACGAGGTCGGCGTCCGGACGATCGCGATGCCGACGAACGGGAACGCCGGGTCGGCGTGGGCGGCGTACGCGGCCCGGGCCGGGATGGAGGCGCTGATCGCGATGCCGCTCGCGGCGCCGGAGATCTGCCGGCGCGAGGTGAGCGTGGTCGGGGCGCGGCTGCAGCTGATCGACGGGTTGATCGGGGACGCGGCCGCCTATGTCCGGGAGCAGACCGGGTACTTCGACGCGTCGACGCTGAAGGAGCCGTACCGGATCGAGGGCAAGAAGACGATGGGTCTGGAGATCGCCGAGCAGCTCGGATGGTCGCTGCCGGACGTGATCGTCTACCCGACCGGCGGCGGCGTCGGCATCATCGGCATCTGGAAGGCGCTGAACGAACTCCGTGACCTCGGCTGGATCGACGGTCCGCTGCCGCGCCTGGTCGCCGTCCAATCCACCGGGTGCGCCCCGATCGTCCGCGCCTGGGAGAAGGGCCTGGCCGAGAGCGAACCCTGGGAAGACGCCCAGACCGTTGCCTTCGGCATCACAGTGCCGAAGGCGCTGGGCGACTTCCTCGTGCTCCAGGCGATCCAGGAGACCGACGGCTGCGCGATCGCCGTGGACGACGCGGACATCCTCGCCGAACAACACCGGGTCGCCCGCCTGGAGGGGATGTTCATCTGCCCCGAAGGAGCCGCCAACTTCGCTGCCATCCGCTCGCTCCGCGAGTCCGGCTGGATCCGCGCCGACGACCAAGTGGTCGCCCTGAACACCGGCGCGGGCCTCAAATACCCGGAGACCGTTCCGCTCTGA